One Echinicola strongylocentroti DNA window includes the following coding sequences:
- the arfB gene encoding alternative ribosome rescue aminoacyl-tRNA hydrolase ArfB: MRTASQISRLDFSNEVTFKTAKSGGPGGQNVNKVNTKVQLVFDVRSSQILTEEEKDKVLEQLGTKLNADGHIQVVVQESRSQLQNKTLALQKFGQLISKVFVRKKKRKPTKPTKSAVKKRLDNKKRKGEKKQWRRKL, translated from the coding sequence ATGCGTACCGCATCACAGATTTCCCGTTTGGATTTTAGCAATGAGGTTACTTTTAAGACTGCCAAAAGCGGTGGTCCCGGAGGACAAAACGTCAACAAGGTCAATACCAAGGTTCAGTTGGTTTTTGACGTGAGAAGCTCCCAAATCCTTACAGAAGAAGAAAAAGACAAGGTGTTGGAGCAGCTGGGCACAAAACTCAATGCCGACGGGCATATCCAAGTGGTGGTGCAGGAAAGCCGGTCGCAGCTACAGAATAAAACCTTGGCATTACAAAAGTTCGGTCAATTGATCAGCAAGGTGTTTGTAAGAAAGAAAAAGCGGAAACCCACCAAGCCTACCAAATCCGCAGTCAAGAAACGCCTTGACAACAAAAAACGAAAAGGCGAGAAGAAACAGTGGAGGAGGAAGCTGTAG
- a CDS encoding RHS repeat domain-containing protein — MFQSKTLDVKTGWYDFHARQYDPALGRWFAVDPQNQFISPYLVMGNNPIVGIDPDGEFVVPALIGAAISFLTNGIANVSSGEGFFKNAGLAAITGAVGGAASFGIGQVASSLSGIGKVGFQAGAHSLLGGSMNAAMGGILALVHYRGL, encoded by the coding sequence CTGTTCCAGTCCAAGACCCTAGATGTAAAAACCGGTTGGTATGACTTCCATGCCAGACAGTATGATCCGGCATTGGGAAGGTGGTTTGCGGTAGATCCGCAGAATCAGTTTATAAGTCCTTACCTGGTGATGGGGAATAATCCAATAGTTGGGATTGATCCGGATGGGGAGTTTGTGGTTCCTGCACTAATTGGGGCTGCAATTAGTTTCTTAACAAATGGAATTGCAAATGTATCAAGTGGAGAAGGTTTTTTTAAGAATGCCGGCTTAGCAGCTATTACAGGAGCAGTTGGTGGGGCAGCTTCGTTCGGAATAGGGCAGGTAGCATCTAGTTTATCCGGAATAGGAAAGGTTGGATTTCAGGCTGGTGCACATAGTTTGTTAGGAGGTTCTATGAATGCTGCTATGGGGGGGATTTTGGCTCTGGTGCATTATCGGGGGCTTTAG
- a CDS encoding AraC family transcriptional regulator: MKAKLLERKSPFGRSFMVAHHSYPYFLDVWHYHSELELVYITKSSGTRFIGDNIEQFKEGDLILIGENLPHLWQNDPEYFSSKEEGGAQAYSIHFKKDFAGAEFLMLPEMKDIRSLLDRANQGIKFTGKIHDNALEIFHELSVLEGIHKLVKLMEFLAVLAEEKDYEILSTDGFSFPLHISGDDRVDKVFSFTFNNFKRNISLEEVADLVHLNPTAFCRYFKKATKKTYSKFLNEIRVGYACKLLIEERLNISEVGYECGFNNLSNFNRQFKNVMDISPSEYLKKHKKHR, encoded by the coding sequence ATGAAAGCCAAGTTATTAGAAAGAAAAAGTCCTTTTGGTCGTTCATTTATGGTGGCACACCATTCCTATCCATACTTTTTGGATGTCTGGCACTATCATAGTGAACTGGAACTGGTGTACATTACCAAAAGTAGCGGCACGAGGTTTATCGGGGACAATATCGAGCAATTTAAAGAAGGTGATTTGATCCTAATTGGAGAGAATCTTCCCCACCTTTGGCAAAATGACCCAGAATATTTCTCTTCCAAAGAGGAAGGCGGTGCGCAGGCGTATAGTATCCATTTCAAAAAGGATTTTGCAGGGGCGGAGTTTTTGATGCTGCCTGAGATGAAGGACATTCGTTCACTGCTTGATAGGGCCAATCAAGGAATAAAGTTTACTGGAAAAATCCATGATAATGCGTTGGAAATTTTTCATGAGCTGTCAGTGCTGGAAGGCATTCACAAACTGGTAAAGCTCATGGAGTTTTTAGCGGTCCTGGCCGAAGAGAAGGATTATGAAATACTTAGCACGGATGGCTTTAGCTTTCCGCTTCACATCTCTGGGGACGACAGAGTGGATAAGGTTTTTTCATTTACATTTAATAATTTTAAGCGTAACATTTCCCTTGAAGAGGTGGCCGATCTGGTGCACTTGAACCCGACAGCTTTTTGCCGGTATTTTAAAAAGGCAACGAAAAAGACCTATTCAAAATTTCTCAATGAAATCAGGGTGGGGTATGCCTGCAAATTGCTGATTGAAGAGCGGTTGAATATTTCGGAAGTAGGCTATGAATGTGGCTTTAACAACTTGTCAAATTTTAATCGCCAATTCAAAAACGTGATGGATATTTCTCCTTCAGAATACCTCAAAAAGCACAAAAAACACCGATAG